The Macaca thibetana thibetana isolate TM-01 chromosome 19, ASM2454274v1, whole genome shotgun sequence genome has a segment encoding these proteins:
- the ANGPTL8 gene encoding angiopoietin-like protein 8 produces the protein MLVPALCLLWALAMVIQPASAAPMGSPELAEHEELTLLFHGTLQLGQALNGVYKTTEGRLTKARNSLGLYGRTVELLGQEVSRGRDAAQELRASLLETQMEEDILQLKAEAIAEVLEEVAQAQKVLQDSVRRLEVQLRNAWLGPAYQEFEVLKAHADKQSHILWALTGHVQRQRREMVAQQHRLRQIQERIHKAALPA, from the exons ATGCTagtgcctgctctgtgcctgCTGTGGGCCCTGGCAATGGTGATCCAGCCTGCCTCAGCGGCCCCCATGGGCAGCCCAGAACTGGCAGAGCATGAGGAGCTGACCCTGCTCTTCCACGGGACCCTGCAGCTGGGCCAGGCCCTCAATGGTGTGTACAAGACCACGGAGGGACGGCTGACAAAGGCCAGGAACAGCCTGGGTCTCTATGGCCGCACAGTGGAACTCCTGGGGCAGGAGGTCAGCCGGGGCCGGGATGCAGCCCAGGAACTTCGGGCAAGCCTGTTGGAGACTCAG ATGGAGGAGGATATTCTGCAGCTGAAGGCAGAGGCCATAGCCGAGGTGCTGGAGGAGGTGGCCCAGGCACAGAAGGTGCTACAGGACAGCGTGCGGCGGCTAGAAGTCCAGCTGAGGAACGCCTGGCTGGGCCCTGCCTACCAAGAATTTGAGGTCTTAAAG GCTCACGCTGACAAGCAGAGCCACATCCTGTGGGCCCTCACAGGCCACGTGCAGCGGCAGAGGCGGGAGATGGTGGCACAGCAGCATCGGCTGCGACAGATCCAGGAGAG AATCCACAAAGCGGCGCTGCCAGCCTGA